Below is a genomic region from Glycine soja cultivar W05 unplaced genomic scaffold, ASM419377v2 tig00035472_1_pilon, whole genome shotgun sequence.
CCGCCCCGTCAATAGCCCATAGGGATTACCTACCTTGGCTTGATAGAGTCGAACAAGCATATGAGGATTTTTGGAAGACATATggcatctttgatttgatacaaTTCTCTCGATCTGGTCCTGAATATCGACCAGAAATGCTGATAGCAGCTATGCACTTTTTCGAGTCTTCTACCAACACCTTTCAATTTAAATGTGGCATGATGACCCCCACTCTCTTAGACGTGGCCGCCCTcacaggccttaggcctagcggAGAAACTTATGATCCCACTAAATCTAGTGATAATATCAAGCTAGTATATAAGGAGAACACCTTTTCCAAATATATAGCTGAACACAAAGGATCGGTCGAAGAGGAAGTCTCTGATGAAGAGCATGTAGCCTTCTTGACCCTATGGCTATCTCACTATGTCTTTTGCACGAAATCCTTGCAAGTAGCCAAAAGATTTATTCCAATGGCAATACAAATTCATGAAGGTCAGAACTTTGGATTTGGACGCCTCTTGTTAGCAGTGCTATACGAATCGCTTGGTGAGGCATGTGATGATCTGAAGAAATCGAAGGATGGGTCTTCCTTCTTAGTGTCTGGGCCTATGTGGCTTCTCCAATTGTGGCTTAATGCCACTTTCGAACAAGAAATGGGATTAATAATCCCACAAGATTATGCTGAAGAAGTCGCGAATCGCTCAATCGAAGGCCAGAGAGCACTTCGATTAACACCCAAGACCTTCGATCAAAACCCACAAAAGCTGTTCCTAAAGTACATGAGGATTTTTATGAGCTTTGACAAGTTTCTTCCCCAACATGCTCCATTCATTAGTCGAGAGGTTGGCCCGGCCTGGTTCACTGACGATTTTCCTGCTGTCGATCCGGACAATGAAGAAGAAGTGAACGAAATATGGTCATTTTACTTGAATCCACAGATCCTGTCTTGTCGTACAGGTGTTCAATCGAACTATTTAGGCTTGGTTGGATACCAGCCTAATTTGGTTTCAAGACAATTTGGCCTCTCGCAGATCCGTCCTAAAAGCTTGTTCGAAGATCCTAGAGACGTCATAAGAGGGGCCAATCTTTCAGAAAAGACTTTCAAGAAATTTTTGAAGATTTCTCTAGATGAAAACTATAACCTGCATCCTTTTGAGTTCAACCATTCCCACTTCTGCACCATGGGATTTGTTACCTGGTGGGAGAAATATTATTCGGGCCGTTCAGTTGGAGACACTACTATCATGATCTCCAGACTTGAGAGTGGTTTTACACAACCAACGGTCGAGAATATCCGCTCAAACCTTCAAGCTCGAGGTATTAAATTACTTTTGACTTTCTAAATTGATATGTATTCTTGCCTTTTCTAATATTCTTACTTTCAGGCAAAACAATCATGACGAAGAAAAGCGCTGAAACGTCTCGAGCTGATGTGAGACCCAAGAAACCCACTGGGGTAAAGATCCAAGAGGGGAAACAAGAAGAGAAGGTAACTCTTCTGAACTTATCTTTTACTCTTAACGTCTTTGcctcatatttctttattttttcagagTCAAAAGAAAGATGATAGCACTGAGACTACCACGACCTCAAAACGCTCGAAGCGTGTGGTCATCGAATTCGACGAAGAAAAAGATGCAAGTTTTATTTCTAATGTCAATATTATAACTCTCTTTCAGGTCTATATTCTGACATTTCTTTACCCTCATAACAcaggaagaagaggaaagacctcttataagaaaaagaaatcaccTGAGACTTCGACCAAATCTGCTGACCAAACAGAGGCAGGCAATTCCCAGGCTCAAATgcctaagaagaaaaagaaagtgaagcaGGTCGAGCCTGAACCTTCTGTGACTGTCGAGGGTGGCGAGCCAGccaggaagaaaaagaaaaagaccaagTC
It encodes:
- the LOC114404429 gene encoding uncharacterized protein LOC114404429 → MLQESVPFAGKWHRFTVRPDGEKVVPEPHGDAEHTETWESEVMIPFAVERTVYAFGGPLPDQESLSSSMNKVFPCYPTCEPRIFDSEHYNFNCLSKPNKLFRSAPSIAHRDYLPWLDRVEQAYEDFWKTYGIFDLIQFSRSGPEYRPEMLIAAMHFFESSTNTFQFKCGMMTPTLLDVAALTGLRPSGETYDPTKSSDNIKLVYKENTFSKYIAEHKGSVEEEVSDEEHVAFLTLWLSHYVFCTKSLQVAKRFIPMAIQIHEGQNFGFGRLLLAVLYESLGEACDDLKKSKDGSSFLVSGPMWLLQLWLNATFEQEMGLIIPQDYAEEVANRSIEGQRALRLTPKTFDQNPQKLFLKYMRIFMSFDKFLPQHAPFISREVGPAWFTDDFPAVDPDNEEEVNEIWSFYLNPQILSCRTGVQSNYLGLVGYQPNLVSRQFGLSQIRPKSLFEDPRDVIRGANLSEKTFKKFLKISLDENYNLHPFEFNHSHFCTMGFVTWWEKYYSGRSVGDTTIMISRLESGFTQPTVENIRSNLQARGKTIMTKKSAETSRADVRPKKPTGVKIQEGKQEEKVTLLNLSFTLNVFASYFFIFSESKER